The proteins below come from a single uncultured Cohaesibacter sp. genomic window:
- the rplX gene encoding 50S ribosomal protein L24 has protein sequence MAAKLKKGDRVIVLAGKDKGKSGEIVQVMPAEERAIVRGINLVKRHQRQTQVQEGGIITKEASIHLSNLAIADPKDNKPTRVGFEVKEDGTKVRVAKRSGDVIDG, from the coding sequence ATGGCTGCGAAACTCAAAAAGGGTGATCGCGTCATTGTTCTTGCCGGTAAAGACAAGGGCAAGAGCGGTGAAATTGTGCAGGTGATGCCAGCTGAAGAGCGGGCGATCGTGCGCGGTATCAATCTGGTCAAGCGTCATCAGCGCCAGACTCAGGTTCAGGAAGGTGGCATCATCACCAAAGAAGCCTCCATTCACCTGTCCAATCTGGCGATTGCTGACCCGAAAGACAACAAACCGACCCGTGTCGGCTTTGAGGTCAAGGAAGACGGCACCAAGGTGCGCGTGGCCAAGCGTTCGGGAGATGTGATTGATGGCTGA